In Hyalangium minutum, the sequence TCTCGGCCATCCAGCGGAGGCCCTCGGAGTAGCCATGGAGCAGGAGGTGGCGCTGTGAAGGGTTGGCCGCGTCGAGGTGGCCGTCCGCGCCGAGCTTGTTGACGAGATCTGGAGTGAAGCCGCCCGTGGCCTGGGCGTTGTTGGCCATGGCGAAGTTGATGGGGCCGTACACTGTGACGAGGGTGAGCTCTGGGAGCGGCTCAAGGCCTGGGGCCTGCGCATTCAGCTCCTGGATCACGCGCGCATTGCGCACGCTCCAGGGGGCCAGCACGGCCAGGGAGACGGCCATCGCCACGGCCCAGCGGACGAGCTGAGGCTTCAGCGGCACCTGCCGGTCGCGAGCGAAGGCCGCGAAGGCGAGGAGGAACGGCCAGAGGTAGAGGTGCTCGGCGCGAGTCAGCGAGCCCAGCCCCATGACAGCGCCCAGGAGCACCGCAGCCCACCACGCCAGCCCGCTCCGGGCCTGGAGCACCAACGCGCACGTGGCAGAGAGGAAGAGGGCGTAGAGCACCTCGTTGCTATAGGTGGTGGAGAGGACGAGCCACCCGAAGCTGGCGGAGAAGAGGCCCGCGGCGAGCAGGCTCCAGGCCGTGCCGAGCACCCGGCGCCACCACGCCCACGTGAACGCCACGGTGGCGGAGTGGAGCACCGCGAGGCTCAGCTTGTACGGGAACGCATCGCCGCGCGGCTCGCCGAGCAGTTGGTACAGCCACCCGAGGAGCGCGGGGAACAGCGGCGGGTGGTACGGGAGCGTGGGCTGCGCGGGGCTCCGGTCCCGGGCCCAATCCAAGGCGTACGTGTGGAAGAAGCGGCTGTCTCCATAGAAGAAGATGGAGAAGGGCCACGAGCGGTCCGGCGCGCCCAGCAGGTACAGCACCCGGAGCAGCAGGCTCAGCAGGAACGTGGCGGTGACGCCCACGGCCACGGGATGCCGCGTGCAGAACTGCCGCGCACTGAGGAGGAGCCGGCGCATGGAGAGGCCCGGCACCTTACATGGAAGCGTCCTCGACGATCTCCCATCCATCGCTTCGCCGGTGCAGGACCAGCAGCGTGAGGCCCGTGGCCGGTGCCTTGTCCGGGTAGGCCAGGGTCCACCGCGCCACCACGCTCACGCCATGCACCCGCGAGGCGAGCGCGTCGCCGAAGGCGGAGTACTCGATGCCCTTGGCCAGCCGGGTCTCCAGGAACTCGAAGGAGAGCGTCCCCAGCGCCTTGCGGTCAGGGTAGCGCTGGCGGTAGCGCGCGAGCACCTGGGCTCGCCCGCGCGTCAGCCCCGTGGGCGAGAGGAAGGCCGCGTCCTCGGCGTACACCGAGCAGAAGGCCTCCAGGTCTCCCTGGTTCCAGGCCTCGGCCTGCTTGCGAAGCAGGGCGTGGACGGCGGCCTCCGTGTCCTGGCGCACCTTCTTGTCGATGAGCCGATCCCACAGCGAGGGCCCGTGCGTGCCGATGAACTCGTGTGGCTCGGAGAAGATGGGGTGGGCGAGCACCTCGTCGGCGGTGGCGAAGCGGTGCCCCGTCTGCTCCAGCCACGTGAAGAGGCGATCCCACTCCGCGGCGCCCACCGCGTTGGCGTGCAGCAGGAGGATCTGCGGCGACACCCCGCCTACCCGCTTGTCCCCGCGGGCCTCGGCGGTGCGCACCGCGACGTGCAGGGCCTCCTGGTACTCCTCCGACACGGGCTTGCCCTGGATGAAGGGCTGCTCGAAGGACCAGTCCTGGTTGTCGATGGTGACGGGCAGTGCCCGCTGCTTCGACTCGGCAAGGTAGGCCCGGACGGCCCGCAGCTTCTCGAGCGTCTCGCCCTCGCGAAGGAAGGGAAAGCGGAAGAAGCGCAGCGTCTTGCCTCGCGAGGCCAGGTGCTTTGCCAGCAGGGCGCGCTCCTGCTCGACGTCGGCGATGAAGTCCTCCGCGCTCTTCTGGGTGAGGGACGGGTGCGAGTACGAGTGGTTGCCCAGCTCGTGTCCGTCCGCGAGCCAGAGGTCGAGCAACCGCGTTTGTTCCGGCTCCTTCAGATGAGAGCCGTTCACCAGCCCCACGGCCTGAATGTGGTGCTTCTTCAGGACGGCCAGCAGCCCTCGGGTGATGCGCTCGCGCTCGGCGGGGTTTGGGTGGAGGGAGATGGCGGCGACGGGGAGGTCATCCACGGTGATGAGCAGCGGGCGTCCCGCCGGGGGAGGGGGAGCGGCTCCGAGCAGCATGACCATCAGGACAGGGGCAAGCATGACCCTCGTCTAGCAGGGCCCAGGTCGGGCAGGATAGGTGCCACCATGGCCCCTTCCTTCGAGCCCTTTTTCGCCGCAGTTCGTGAGCACCTGGGTCCCGAGTCCGTGGATACAACGCCGGAGACGGTGGCTCGCTACGGCGCGAACCTGCTTCCGG encodes:
- a CDS encoding polysaccharide deacetylase family protein — protein: MLAPVLMVMLLGAAPPPPAGRPLLITVDDLPVAAISLHPNPAERERITRGLLAVLKKHHIQAVGLVNGSHLKEPEQTRLLDLWLADGHELGNHSYSHPSLTQKSAEDFIADVEQERALLAKHLASRGKTLRFFRFPFLREGETLEKLRAVRAYLAESKQRALPVTIDNQDWSFEQPFIQGKPVSEEYQEALHVAVRTAEARGDKRVGGVSPQILLLHANAVGAAEWDRLFTWLEQTGHRFATADEVLAHPIFSEPHEFIGTHGPSLWDRLIDKKVRQDTEAAVHALLRKQAEAWNQGDLEAFCSVYAEDAAFLSPTGLTRGRAQVLARYRQRYPDRKALGTLSFEFLETRLAKGIEYSAFGDALASRVHGVSVVARWTLAYPDKAPATGLTLLVLHRRSDGWEIVEDASM
- a CDS encoding ArnT family glycosyltransferase, translating into MRRLLLSARQFCTRHPVAVGVTATFLLSLLLRVLYLLGAPDRSWPFSIFFYGDSRFFHTYALDWARDRSPAQPTLPYHPPLFPALLGWLYQLLGEPRGDAFPYKLSLAVLHSATVAFTWAWWRRVLGTAWSLLAAGLFSASFGWLVLSTTYSNEVLYALFLSATCALVLQARSGLAWWAAVLLGAVMGLGSLTRAEHLYLWPFLLAFAAFARDRQVPLKPQLVRWAVAMAVSLAVLAPWSVRNARVIQELNAQAPGLEPLPELTLVTVYGPINFAMANNAQATGGFTPDLVNKLGADGHLDAANPSQRHLLLHGYSEGLRWMAENPGDATRLLLAKLDRWLEGLSLGLGVSNFPSGLRGARPPVDVFIPESHWLKWPLALLLLVGAGLSLRAPHRAFSLFTAVLLHRFLITLAFFGYARGMLALFPALLPLLLLPLQVLASRRPTLSARLPAMASAALLLLWLEAGVRAMSEPRGFSASGTTERTGGKLIQDDWVQIWPKS